AATTTGATTATATCGTATTGATGAAATATCTTCTGTTTCTATGATCAGATAACATACTTGATAACAATAACGTAAACGCTCTAATTGTTCAAATAAACGATGAGAGGCAAGAGAAGCAAGAAAATCAGCATAGGTTTTTCTTTCAACCGCAATCTTGCCAATAAGGTAATCACCAGGAGTAAAATATTTGACTTCAATTTTGGTTTGCTCGCTGAGCAAGATTTGCATTTCTTTTGGTTCATGGCAGTTGACTAATATCATTGGTTATAGCCTTATTGGAGAGTTCACACTGGACAAGCGGAAAGATTACGGAAAATTGGAATTATTTAATTTATGGAACAATTAATAAGCCTTTTTTCTCTGCTACTAATGAAACTTCATCGCCAAAATCATATTCGTTCATTAATTCTTTTGGTATTCTAATGCCATAACTTAAACCCCATTTAGTTAATTTTACACGATATTTCTTCATGGCACGATATTTATTTGCAACTTGATGCAGTTGGTTCATATTCAGTATTTCCTCTCCACAAGAGTTACATTTATGATAGGTATAACTAAATCCTTCTGGTGTTTTATCTTCTAATTCAACCATTTTATTTTTACATTCTGAACATTTTTTCATCTTAGTTTCTCCATTCTACGGTGAATATTTTTATTTTTTGTCCGGTTATTTCTCCTACACAAATAACAGATCTTGATATAAATTTCACGTAATTTTTACCATAATAGTTTACTTTGCCTGTCATAATAGTGTTTTCAATTAAATCTGGATCAATATTACGTTCCATTGCCCGAATAAAGGCGTAACGTTTGATTTCTATTTCATACTTAGATCTGTCCATGCCTCAATAATACTAAATGATATTAAATGATATTAAATGATATATATAAATATTATCATTTGTATTAACCTCAATAAGATTTTGACACTCCCAGTTTATATACTCTACGTCACCATGTCCAGTGGAAACGGTAATTTCGAAACCATTTCGAAGACTTCGAAATGTTTACGTGTTGTTTTATAAAGTTTCAAGTGTAATAGGTTAATTTGTCTTAATTTTCCCACTGGACATCGTATTGTCTAATAGTAAATTGTTTTTAAAATTTAGAATTTGTTTTTTATAGGCTGATTCGAAAATTCACACTGGACAAGCGGAAAGATTATGAGAATTAAAATAATAAAGTAAAAAGTAAAAGAAAAATTAATCAGTACATACTCCCTCATTGCATCAATACGCAGTTTTTGGCGGTTACCCTGAACCACTGATTAAGAAAATAGATTATAAAGAATATCTTTTAACGTTATTTAATTCCATATTGTACAAAGATATTGTAAAAAGGTATAACCTACGAGCAACAAAAGAATTAGAAGATCTTGTCACTTATTTATTATCTAGTATTGCATCTGAATATTCCTATCATAAATTATCAAAATTGACTAAGATAAGCACGACTACTATTCAAAAATACCTTAGTTATATGGAAGAAACATTTATTTTTTTCAGTGTGAATAGATTTTCTTATAAAGTTAAACAGCAATTATCAACAAATAAAAAATATATTGTTATGATAATGGATTCATATATGCAAAGGCTTTCAGTATATCACCGAATATAGGTAAACTGTACGAAAATATAGTTGCCTACGAATTAAAGAAAAAAGAACTCTCTAACCAATTACAATTCTTTTCGTGGAAAAATGTTCAGCAGGAAGAAGTAGATTTTATTATAAAAGAAGGAACAAAGATAACGCAATTAATACAAGTATGCTCCGATCTTAATAATGGAAAAACAAAGGAACGTGAAATACGCGCTTTATTAAAAGCTTCAAAAGAATTAGACTGCAACAATCTGATGATAATAACTTCAGATTATGAAGGTGAAGAAGAAAAACAATGGTTTGATTTTCATGGAAACATTAAATTTATTCCGTTATATAAATGGTTGATCTCAAATAATTAATTCTTTCCTGTTTCCCAAAGCAGATTAAAGAATTTATCATAAGATTCTGCTGCTGCTTTGTTGTGGATTAAAATCCCTAATGGTTTTTCTGTCCAAATTAAAATGCCAATTTTATCATTTCGTATAATGGTTTCTGTTAATGGTTCAAACCCTGTTTTAGTGTAACGGATTTCTGAATTAGGGTATTTTGCTTCAGCTTTCCAGAACTGCAATGATTCATTAAATATTAATTTTGCGGTTATTCCTTTTTCTGCTCTTTTTTTATGATAAGAAACCCACCAGTCATCACCTAATATTAAAGATTCTTTTGCTGATCCAATAGTGTGATGTTCATTGCCGCCTGCATCCAATAATTCAAACAATAATTCTTTGATTCCTCTTATACCGCGAAAGGTTGTTATTTCTGATGTTTCTTGGGCTGTCTGTTGTTTGATTAAAAGTTCGGGAAGAATTTGTTCAAATCGTTCTTTCTTCTCATTAATAAATTCAATAATATGTTTTGGATCAGCTGCTTGATAATGATTTATTTTGCCTTCTTTGATTGATGAGATTAATCCTTTTTCTATTAGTTTGTGCAACGTCATATGAACAACCGAATTTTGCAGCCCTGTTTTTTGGAGAATGGGGCCAGCTGTAGAAGTACCGAGTTCTAAGAGCGCTAAATAGATCTTGATTTCTGCCTGAGTAAGGCCAATGTCTTCTAAGATTTGTCTATCTGGCATTTTAAGTCATTTATTAGTTCATTTATTTTTTAATAATTCATCTAACTTGTTTTTTATTTCAGGAAGTATAATCTTTGCAAATTGATATGCTTCCTCTGTTTTTCCCAATGATATTTTCTGGGCAAGATACACTGAATTATTTCTCAGTATTCTATAATTATCGAGAATAACTATTTTTTCTTGCGACAATAATTTTTCTTCATATAAAAATGAAATTAAGGCTTCATGCGAATAAGGCTTATATCCTTTTAGTTCCATTAATGACTGCGCTGCTTCCCGCAAACATTCATAAATATCTTCAAAAACTATTGATGATTCCTTTTCTGAAATTTCTTTAATTCTGTTAAGACGAATAGTTGCTTTTTCAACAAATGCTTTTGCCATGCTTGTATTGGAAATTGTTTTTCTTACCATGTTTTCTTTTACAAAATAATCAAATGGTTTTATCATCATATCAACTCAACAAATCCTTCTAAGGTTATTCCATTGGCAAGCGAATTTTTGAATTCTCTGCTGATATTTTCAACAGTTAAAACATGAATGTTTATTTTTCTTGCAAGTTTTTTTTCAAATTCTGTTATATCTGGAATCTCTTTTTGAGATGCAAATATTGCAATATCAATATCACTTTTTTCACTATCAGTGCCATTTACGTAGCTGCCAAACAATATAATTGCTTTCGGATATTCATAATATTTTTTGAGCATTTCTATCAATCCTACATCATATAATGAATAAATATTATATAACCGCTTCATATGAAAGAAATTTGCGTCTGTATTAGGACTGATTTCTTCAGTAGTATCTGTTTTATGCGACACTAGCAAATTTTCTTTCTTTAGTCTCTTTACTATTTTAATAATACCTGTTGCTGATAATCCTGTTAAACGAGCAAGCTCACGAATATGAAACGATTTTTGCGGATACTTAAAAAAAAGTTCCATTACCTTGAAGTTGTTGTCTTTTGTTATCATATGTAAACTATAGTTGACAACTGATATTTAAAGTTTATGTAATCTTCTTGCCATTATAATATATGCTACTTGAATTAGCTTAGATATAAACTTTTTCTTTTATACTCCATAAATGGAGAATTACTATTTAAATATTAGCAGATAAGTATTATTGTTAAGTGGTGACAAAATAACTATGAAATCAATAAACATTGGCGATGAATGGAGTAAAGTATCATCTGAACTTGAGCAAGAAGTTGCTAAATTAAAGTCGTATGATACAACATTGCTCAGCGTACTTGGGGTCATCAAAGGAAAGAAGATATTAGATTATGGTTCTGGTCCTGGAATTTTAGCGAGCGTGCTATGCAGAGAAGGCGCTGATGTTTATGCTTATGATATCTCTGAAGAAATGCGACAACAGACTGGACAAAAGATAGGACATGGAAATGTGTATGCAACAAAAGAGGCAATACCTGATACTCATTTTGATGTTACGATATGTAATTTAGTGGTATGCATTGTAACTGATGATGAAGTAAGAACTATTGCAAAAACTGCTGCTGAAAAAACAAAAGATGACGGAACAATCTATATTGGATTTTGCAATCCGCTTATTTATGATTGTCCTGAATCGCGGCTTGATATTCGTCATCAAACAGAACATAATTATCATGAAAATCATGTTTATCGAAAGACGAAGAAAGAAGGCAATTATGATATTTTAGAAATGCACAGGCCACTTTCGTGGTATGAAGCACTTTTTCGAGAAGCTGGATTGGAAGCAGTACAAACACATTTCACACCAGCGTATGAATTTAGAGGAAGAACAATACAGGATTTTGCGATTGTTGAATTAAAAATATCTGTTAATGGTGTTAAGAGGGAGAAGTAAAATGACATGGATAAACAGATGGGCAGGATCGTATACGTTTCTTTCCTGTAGCTATTGGGCTCAACAATACTCAAAAACCTTATCGAGAATTCTTGGAAAAGGATTTGAAAATGGTTTATTTATCCATAAACAAGGAACTGCTTCATTTTTTGTTAAAGAAAATGAATTTAAGGCATTTGGACAATATTTAGCAGAAAAAATTGCAAACTCTGAAATTGAAGCACTTACATTATTGAATAAACTCAAGGAAAATACTGACCTCATCATGAATATCATGGATGAATTTCAAGGGATGATTTTAACGTCAGAACAATATGCTGTATTTCATAAAGTATTTGACCAACATTTAGCATATCATAATTTTATGAAAAAGACCGTTGATTTTTTGGATAAGGAACAATTAGAAAAACTATTACCTTATTTTCAAGATGCCAGAAAATATTCTGAAGCTGTTTACAGCAGAACAGAGCAATTTTTCAGATCATTAACAACAGCGATAGCTATTAAAGAGAATTATAATGCTCAAGCTCTTACTTGTTTGATGCAAGAAGAATTAGAGAATTATATTAAGTGCGGTATTTTGCCATCTGAAGGAAAACTTAGTATGCGATTTGATGCTAGCGCTATTTTACTTGAACATGGCAGCATTAGATTATTAACTGGATCAGATGCTTTGCAATTAGAACAAAAATTATTTTCAAGCAATATGACACAAATTAAAGGTATTGTAGCATTTAAAGGCAATGTTAAAGGAACTTGCAGAATAGTTTATGATCCATTTAAAGAACATACATTCAATAAAGGTGATATTTTAGTAACTGGCATGACAAGACCTGAATTTACGCCATTTATGGAAAAAGCTGGAGCTATCATTACTGATGCTGGCGGCTTATTATGCCATGCTGCAATTACTGCACGAGAAATGAAGATTCCATGTATTATTGGCACTGAAAAAGCTACTCGTGTGTTTAAAGAGGGCGATATCATAGAAATAAATGAAAATGGCGTAATTAGAAAATTCAACACTTAGTTGCCATAGTTTTCCTTGTTATATAATACCAGACATAAATAAATCATAACATTTAAATAGTAGTTCATATATATTAATATGAATAGGTGTATTATTATGTATGAAAATGATTATAAAAACGCAACAATTACATTTCGCCCGGATTTAGAAGCTTTTTTGCAGTTATTAGCGGATTTAGATAAAGATATTGAACTCTTTGCATTAGGTGGAACTGCAATGATTTTAGCAAATATCAAAGAATCAACAAAAGACATTGACTTCTTAACAACCTTAGATTACGAACAACTTCGCATATTACTACAATTAGCTGGATTGAAAGAAAAAAATACTACACGGTTATGTAACACTTGGTTCCTCAATAATCTTCGCATTGATTTTTTTTATGATGCCTTTATTTTAGGTTATTCTCTTCCAGATGATTGGAAAAAATTATCAATTCAATTGAAATCAATCGGAAAAATAAGATTATATATTCTAAATTGGTATGACATCATTATTACAAAATTATCACGTTCAGAAGAAAGGGATATTAATGATATTCTATTCATCTTAAAAACTCAAAAAATTGATTTTGCAATTCTGAAGAAACGATATTACCAGTATGCGCCAAGCTCTTTGATATCTGATTATGATCTAAAATTTAAACATCTTGAATTTAGATTAGGTGAACTATAATGATCTCAGCACAACTTTTTACCTACCTTGAAAAAAAAGGTTTTTCATTGGATTTTCCAAGTTATAATACCATTGAAGAACCAATAATTGAAATACTTCTGGAAAATAATTCTAGGATTTTATTAGCGTTGCCATTGTTGCTTCATGAAAAGTTCAGTTATGAAATTATTACAAAGAGATTATTATCATATTCTTCAGGATCTTTGTTATTAAAACAGTTTCATAGAATAATACTTATAACTAATAAGATTTTTTTATCAGAAAATATTGATAATTCCCTTCTTAAAGAAATAATCGATCAACATTCAATTCATGAACCTTTTGATGATAATGAATTCCAATATTATCTCTCTTCGTTCCAAGAATTTCAAACAAATGCAAAGCAAGAACAGGAGATAATAATAAAAGAACAGATTGCTATAAGAAGCAAACTGCAGCTTAACAAAGCATTAGCTCTTCTCTTTGCTCCAGCAAAATTAATAATTATGCAAAAAATATATAGTCATGAAACGCTTACAAATACTGAGTTGAAATATTATTATAAAGCAATTAGACCATTAATCTTTGCCAT
This region of Candidatus Woesearchaeota archaeon genomic DNA includes:
- a CDS encoding AbrB/MazE/SpoVT family DNA-binding domain-containing protein, whose translation is MKKCSECKNKMVELEDKTPEGFSYTYHKCNSCGEEILNMNQLHQVANKYRAMKKYRVKLTKWGLSYGIRIPKELMNEYDFGDEVSLVAEKKGLLIVP
- a CDS encoding ATP-binding protein — translated: MHQYAVFGGYPEPLIKKIDYKEYLLTLFNSILYKDIVKRYNLRATKELEDLVTYLLSSIASEYSYHKLSKLTKISTTTIQKYLSYMEETFIFFSVNRFSYKVKQQLSTNKKYIVMIMDSYMQRLSVYHRI
- a CDS encoding nucleotidyltransferase domain-containing protein, which gives rise to MITKDNNFKVMELFFKYPQKSFHIRELARLTGLSATGIIKIVKRLKKENLLVSHKTDTTEEISPNTDANFFHMKRLYNIYSLYDVGLIEMLKKYYEYPKAIILFGSYVNGTDSEKSDIDIAIFASQKEIPDITEFEKKLARKINIHVLTVENISREFKNSLANGITLEGFVELI
- a CDS encoding class I SAM-dependent methyltransferase produces the protein MKSINIGDEWSKVSSELEQEVAKLKSYDTTLLSVLGVIKGKKILDYGSGPGILASVLCREGADVYAYDISEEMRQQTGQKIGHGNVYATKEAIPDTHFDVTICNLVVCIVTDDEVRTIAKTAAEKTKDDGTIYIGFCNPLIYDCPESRLDIRHQTEHNYHENHVYRKTKKEGNYDILEMHRPLSWYEALFREAGLEAVQTHFTPAYEFRGRTIQDFAIVELKISVNGVKREK
- a CDS encoding ATP-binding protein; translation: MYCYDNGFIYAKAFSISPNIGKLYENIVAYELKKKELSNQLQFFSWKNVQQEEVDFIIKEGTKITQLIQVCSDLNNGKTKEREIRALLKASKELDCNNLMIITSDYEGEEEKQWFDFHGNIKFIPLYKWLISNN